A portion of the Pseudoalteromonas luteoviolacea genome contains these proteins:
- the rnt gene encoding ribonuclease T: MAEQEQTLFAKRFRGFFPVVIDVETAGFNKETDALLEIAVSLLKMDDQGELSIDKTIHFHVAPFEGANIEQSAIEFNGIDPFSELRGAVEESEAIKEICKAVRKAQKDAGCQRSVIVAHNAAFDHGFLNAAIERNNIKRTPFHPFVSFDTTSLSGLALGQTVLAKACRAAGIEFDNSQAHSALYDTERTAELFCYIVNKWQALGGWPLPQSEEQENAE, from the coding sequence ATGGCAGAACAAGAGCAAACCCTATTCGCGAAACGCTTCAGAGGCTTTTTCCCCGTAGTAATTGATGTTGAAACAGCTGGCTTCAATAAAGAAACTGATGCCCTATTAGAAATTGCCGTCAGTTTATTAAAAATGGACGACCAAGGTGAGCTCAGCATTGATAAAACAATCCATTTCCATGTGGCACCTTTTGAGGGTGCTAACATTGAGCAATCTGCCATCGAGTTTAACGGCATTGACCCTTTCTCTGAGCTACGTGGTGCAGTAGAAGAAAGTGAGGCAATTAAAGAGATCTGCAAGGCTGTTAGAAAAGCGCAAAAAGATGCAGGGTGTCAACGCTCTGTTATCGTCGCTCACAATGCTGCGTTTGACCATGGCTTTTTAAACGCAGCCATTGAACGCAATAACATAAAACGCACGCCTTTCCACCCTTTTGTTAGTTTTGACACAACCTCGTTATCTGGCCTTGCTTTGGGCCAAACCGTACTTGCTAAGGCGTGTCGTGCAGCAGGAATAGAATTTGATAACTCTCAAGCACATTCTGCACTGTACGACACTGAGCGTACTGCAGAGTTGTTTTGTTATATCGTCAATAAATGGCAAGCCCTTGGCGGATGGCCTTTACCACAAAGCGAAGAGCAAGAGAACGCTGAATAA
- the arsC gene encoding arsenate reductase (glutaredoxin) (This arsenate reductase requires both glutathione and glutaredoxin to convert arsenate to arsenite, after which the efflux transporter formed by ArsA and ArsB can extrude the arsenite from the cell, providing resistance.), whose protein sequence is MPVTIYHNPRCSKSRQTLALLEENAIQPEIVEYLKNPIDSATLDSLITQLGFESAHQLVRNKEAVYKELGLSKDSDEQTLRNAMIENPKLIERPIVVNGDKAALGRPPESVLDII, encoded by the coding sequence ATGCCAGTCACTATTTATCATAATCCTCGTTGTTCGAAATCAAGACAAACACTTGCTTTATTGGAAGAAAACGCTATCCAACCTGAAATCGTAGAGTATTTAAAAAACCCTATCGATTCAGCGACACTTGATTCCCTAATCACTCAGCTAGGCTTTGAATCAGCACATCAATTAGTGAGAAACAAAGAAGCTGTTTATAAAGAGCTGGGATTAAGTAAAGACAGCGATGAACAAACATTAAGAAATGCAATGATTGAAAACCCCAAATTGATTGAACGTCCAATTGTCGTAAACGGTGACAAAGCGGCACTGGGGCGTCCACCAGAATCAGTTTTAGATATCATTTAA
- a CDS encoding RnfH family protein: MIKVEVVFALPEKATCLTVDVAEGTSAEHVVMQSGILERCPEIDPTNLNLGIWNRTVKLHQVVKEGDRIEVYRPLIADPKEARRRRADKAKEEGRANKITGGRA, encoded by the coding sequence ATGATTAAGGTTGAAGTTGTATTTGCCCTGCCAGAAAAAGCGACATGTTTAACTGTTGATGTTGCTGAGGGAACATCTGCCGAACATGTAGTTATGCAGTCAGGTATCTTAGAGCGATGCCCTGAGATTGATCCCACAAACTTGAATTTAGGGATTTGGAATCGGACAGTAAAATTGCATCAAGTTGTCAAAGAGGGTGACCGTATAGAGGTTTATCGTCCTCTAATTGCGGATCCAAAAGAAGCGAGACGACGAAGAGCTGATAAGGCAAAAGAAGAGGGGAGAGCAAATAAGATCACAGGTGGTCGAGCTTAA
- a CDS encoding type II toxin-antitoxin system RatA family toxin produces the protein MPQVEKSALVMYSTQEMFDLVNDVNAYPDFLPNCSGAKVLSSSTQEMTASLEISKAGLTKWFTTKNQFEGNRVKMQLVDGPFKSLQGYWEFVELDEHACKVHLKLEFEFASKLIELAFGKVFNEVAKNMVAAFTKRAKSVYGVR, from the coding sequence ATGCCACAAGTAGAAAAAAGTGCATTGGTGATGTACAGCACACAAGAAATGTTTGATTTGGTCAATGATGTAAATGCTTACCCAGATTTTTTGCCGAACTGTTCTGGTGCAAAGGTGTTGAGTAGCTCAACGCAAGAAATGACAGCTAGTTTAGAAATTTCAAAAGCAGGTTTGACCAAGTGGTTTACTACTAAAAATCAATTTGAAGGCAACCGAGTTAAAATGCAGCTCGTTGATGGTCCATTTAAATCACTACAAGGTTACTGGGAATTTGTTGAATTGGACGAACACGCTTGTAAAGTTCACTTAAAATTAGAGTTCGAATTTGCCAGTAAGCTTATTGAACTTGCTTTTGGTAAAGTGTTTAACGAAGTTGCAAAAAATATGGTTGCTGCGTTTACCAAGCGTGCAAAGTCGGTCTACGGGGTAAGATAA
- a CDS encoding DUF2069 domain-containing protein: MNDTPKQPKTRLFHRLALFGYFGLLILMPVWLFLLSPREGHSAGFIFVVYILPLLLPLKGIVQDKPYTFAWANFIVLIYFIHGFTLLWIAKDEWLWVSLELIFATSMFIGCTYYARHRGQELGLKIRKLKEDLADEKEAHQHNSE; the protein is encoded by the coding sequence ATGAACGATACCCCAAAACAACCGAAAACAAGGCTATTCCATCGCTTAGCGCTTTTTGGCTACTTTGGTTTACTAATTTTAATGCCTGTTTGGCTATTTCTTCTCTCCCCAAGAGAAGGCCACAGTGCAGGGTTTATCTTTGTCGTTTATATTCTTCCTTTATTACTACCACTCAAAGGCATAGTACAAGACAAGCCATATACCTTTGCATGGGCCAACTTTATTGTTTTAATCTACTTTATACATGGCTTTACACTGCTGTGGATAGCAAAAGATGAGTGGCTTTGGGTAAGCCTAGAGCTGATTTTTGCCACATCGATGTTCATAGGCTGCACTTATTACGCAAGACATAGAGGCCAAGAGTTGGGGTTAAAGATTCGTAAACTTAAAGAAGACTTAGCAGATGAAAAGGAAGCCCATCAGCATAACTCTGAATAA
- a CDS encoding beta-barrel assembly-enhancing protease produces MRLKQALIATLCALTIGYTAPSTASDFKLPDLGTSAVQVLPIEKEQAIGEVMMMQIRSSSPLVQDPVLNEYLSSLGNKLVASANDVRFPFKFFWLNNKAINAFAFYGGHVGVHTGLIAQSDNESQLASVLGHEIAHVTQRHLARRIQQAKDNSALTIAGLITGILATVVAPDAGMAILAANSTQASLSQLTHSRKAEQEADRFGMQTLQKAGYDPYAASEFLTKLAAQVRFKNKPPAFLLTHPLPDSRVSDVRLRAQQYPKKYVPSSADFNYAKSRVMARYQLDKEDAQAYFENILRTSSDLDKSQYEYGLAISLLDQKKYDQADKIISKLLKQSPNNLFYLDVYTDIKLGQKQFNKAISLLEQKHQLRPNNQVITLNLANSAIKAKEYDKAEQLLKVFLLDKPNHVLAKQLLTETYELSENKAAYHESRASLLSHYGAFMKAADEVQKALNFIEKEDEIKKLRLKALLAKYRNMQKELAKL; encoded by the coding sequence ATGCGACTAAAACAAGCACTTATTGCGACTTTATGTGCACTAACAATTGGTTACACCGCTCCAAGTACCGCCTCGGACTTTAAACTTCCTGACCTTGGTACCTCGGCAGTTCAAGTTTTGCCTATTGAAAAAGAGCAAGCCATAGGTGAAGTTATGATGATGCAGATCCGTTCAAGCTCACCCCTTGTTCAAGATCCGGTACTCAATGAATACCTTTCATCGCTTGGTAATAAACTGGTAGCCAGTGCAAATGATGTACGATTTCCTTTCAAGTTTTTCTGGCTAAACAACAAAGCCATCAACGCATTCGCATTTTATGGTGGTCATGTTGGCGTACATACAGGCTTAATTGCGCAATCAGATAATGAAAGCCAACTCGCATCAGTGCTTGGTCACGAAATTGCACATGTCACACAACGGCATTTGGCGCGCAGAATTCAGCAAGCTAAAGATAACAGTGCGCTTACTATCGCAGGTTTAATCACCGGGATTCTAGCGACTGTTGTCGCCCCAGATGCTGGCATGGCAATTTTAGCGGCAAACAGCACTCAAGCGAGCCTTAGTCAACTTACACACAGTAGAAAAGCAGAACAAGAAGCTGATAGATTTGGCATGCAAACTCTTCAAAAAGCGGGATATGATCCATATGCTGCCAGTGAGTTTTTGACCAAGCTAGCTGCTCAAGTACGCTTTAAAAATAAACCACCTGCGTTTCTACTGACTCACCCACTACCTGATTCTCGAGTGTCAGATGTCAGACTCAGAGCACAGCAATATCCCAAAAAATATGTGCCGAGTAGCGCTGACTTTAATTACGCTAAAAGCCGCGTAATGGCTCGTTATCAATTAGATAAAGAAGATGCTCAGGCTTACTTCGAGAATATATTGCGCACCAGCTCGGACCTTGATAAAAGCCAATATGAGTACGGCCTTGCCATCTCTTTACTTGACCAAAAAAAGTATGACCAAGCCGATAAAATTATCAGTAAGTTACTTAAGCAAAGTCCTAACAATCTTTTCTATTTGGACGTATATACAGATATCAAATTAGGGCAAAAGCAATTCAATAAAGCTATCTCGCTTTTAGAGCAAAAGCATCAGCTACGTCCTAACAATCAAGTCATAACGCTAAACCTAGCTAACAGCGCCATTAAAGCGAAAGAATACGACAAAGCAGAGCAGCTTCTAAAAGTTTTCTTATTAGATAAACCGAATCATGTGCTTGCCAAACAATTACTCACTGAAACATATGAACTGAGTGAGAATAAAGCGGCTTATCATGAATCAAGGGCAAGTTTGTTGTCTCATTATGGCGCTTTTATGAAAGCAGCTGACGAGGTTCAAAAGGCACTCAACTTCATAGAAAAAGAAGATGAGATCAAAAAACTACGTTTAAAAGCCCTACTGGCTAAGTATCGTAATATGCAGAAAGAGCTTGCCAAATTGTAA
- the mnmC gene encoding bifunctional tRNA (5-methylaminomethyl-2-thiouridine)(34)-methyltransferase MnmD/FAD-dependent 5-carboxymethylaminomethyl-2-thiouridine(34) oxidoreductase MnmC: protein MISNAQIHFNDSGTPVADNFDDVYFSNDDGLAESNYVFFEQNELPARLTTHPRKHFVIAETGFGTGLNFLNTWSQFKRTENLAVERLYFISFEKYPIKLSDLKQALKAWPGLSELSDQLCQQYPLALQGCHRLEFDQGRVILDLWFGDVQDSMPQIAYQSKGVVDAWYLDGFAPSKNPDMWQQSLFNAMAHLSQENATFATFTAAGFVRRGLQDAGFECKKVKGYGRKREMVVGKLKTATEHATTPIYYQQHKAELSSVAIIGGGIASSCLQYHLAKRGVQSSLFCEDDALAQGASHNLQGAVYPNLQAEFGIPSEFYAHSFLYARRFYDQLLNNGYHFDHQWCGVLLQSINDSKKTQHNKVAESNIFPKQLIKAVDQTEAQEIANIDTPYGGLFIELGGWVSPPMLTKAVFNAAQDLQASKCHFNTHVEKLDKKVDGWYLTTNEGQLGPFSDVFVCAGEHSDRFEQTKDIGIHGVRGQVSHINEGVASSKLATVLCHKGYFTPSLNGLHCMGATFEKHSKSREVTEQDNFTNREQLAGFYQGTDFNNSLGSIESAKAAVRCCFNDHTPMIGQVQDKHDLLQAYENIKKGKFYDFNDQNLPHKGLHVVTGFGARGLCTAPLVTEHLVASLTQEPLPFSERINEALHPARLVIRDMIRNKI from the coding sequence ATGATAAGTAACGCACAAATCCATTTTAATGATTCCGGCACGCCCGTTGCGGACAATTTTGACGACGTTTATTTCTCGAATGATGATGGCCTAGCCGAATCAAATTATGTGTTTTTTGAGCAAAATGAATTGCCGGCGAGATTGACCACACACCCAAGGAAACACTTTGTTATTGCCGAAACCGGGTTTGGTACAGGTCTAAATTTCCTGAATACTTGGTCACAATTCAAACGCACTGAAAACTTGGCTGTTGAACGACTTTATTTCATATCGTTCGAGAAATACCCGATTAAGTTAAGTGACTTAAAACAAGCGCTAAAAGCTTGGCCCGGACTCAGTGAACTATCAGATCAGCTATGCCAGCAATACCCCTTGGCACTTCAAGGCTGCCATAGATTAGAGTTTGACCAAGGTCGAGTTATTTTAGATTTGTGGTTCGGTGATGTACAAGACTCAATGCCACAAATTGCTTACCAAAGTAAAGGCGTGGTAGATGCTTGGTACTTAGATGGATTTGCCCCGAGTAAAAATCCAGATATGTGGCAGCAATCATTGTTTAATGCGATGGCACACTTGAGCCAAGAGAATGCAACCTTTGCTACCTTTACAGCGGCGGGTTTCGTTCGAAGAGGCTTACAAGATGCAGGATTTGAGTGTAAAAAAGTCAAAGGCTACGGTCGTAAACGAGAAATGGTTGTTGGTAAACTAAAAACAGCTACTGAGCACGCAACTACACCTATATATTATCAACAACACAAAGCAGAGCTCTCTAGTGTTGCTATTATTGGTGGAGGCATAGCCAGCAGCTGTTTGCAATATCATTTGGCCAAACGTGGTGTGCAAAGCAGTTTATTTTGTGAAGACGATGCACTTGCACAAGGTGCCTCTCACAACTTACAAGGTGCGGTTTATCCAAACTTGCAGGCCGAATTTGGGATCCCTTCCGAGTTTTATGCACATAGCTTTTTATACGCTCGACGTTTTTACGACCAACTTCTCAATAATGGCTACCACTTTGACCATCAATGGTGCGGTGTCCTGCTACAAAGCATCAACGACAGTAAAAAGACACAACACAACAAAGTGGCCGAGAGCAACATTTTTCCAAAGCAGCTGATCAAAGCGGTTGATCAAACCGAAGCACAAGAAATTGCCAATATTGATACACCGTACGGTGGACTATTTATTGAACTTGGCGGATGGGTTAGCCCTCCTATGCTCACTAAAGCTGTATTTAATGCTGCACAAGATCTGCAAGCTAGCAAGTGCCACTTTAATACTCACGTTGAAAAACTAGATAAGAAAGTAGATGGTTGGTACTTGACGACAAACGAAGGTCAATTGGGTCCATTTTCAGATGTGTTTGTTTGCGCAGGTGAACACTCAGATCGGTTTGAACAAACAAAAGACATTGGCATTCACGGCGTCCGCGGACAAGTCTCTCACATCAACGAAGGAGTCGCCTCATCTAAATTGGCTACAGTACTTTGCCATAAAGGCTACTTTACTCCGAGCCTTAATGGCCTTCATTGCATGGGCGCAACTTTTGAAAAACATAGCAAATCAAGAGAAGTCACTGAGCAAGATAACTTCACCAACCGTGAACAACTTGCTGGCTTTTATCAAGGTACTGACTTCAATAATAGTTTAGGCTCAATTGAAAGCGCTAAAGCTGCTGTGAGATGCTGTTTTAACGACCACACCCCTATGATCGGGCAAGTCCAAGACAAGCATGATTTGCTGCAAGCATACGAGAATATCAAAAAAGGTAAGTTCTATGACTTTAACGACCAAAACTTACCCCATAAAGGGCTGCATGTAGTTACCGGATTTGGTGCAAGAGGGCTGTGCACTGCACCTCTTGTTACTGAGCATCTGGTTGCAAGTTTAACCCAAGAACCTTTGCCTTTTAGCGAACGCATTAACGAGGCACTGCACCCTGCGCGTTTGGTGATCAGAGATATGATCAGGAATAAAATCTAA
- a CDS encoding DUF342 domain-containing protein: protein MSLFSFDEESGYVSMKEHPAHSGFPASAAQLVELLEQSSYADFDVIHANIGQLFAPSDDREKDVLIVARAVDASIVVHVEENNMLAEARLTTARGGKLITIDEARDALTNAGVVKGINERALDTFLGQQFEQSPGSVYSGIVAHGVRAKDGTDARFVRLCMTAQDRVLSPQEKSGGKVDMRDLGAIITVKPGSPLMKRVPPTPGEKGYSVFGDILEPKPGKDFTLQVSEGTKISPEDPNLLIANAKGVPVAVPRGMRVDDVLCYDNVDVTTGHIEFDGSVVVSGDVKDGMKIKATGDITVIGFVESAHLESASAVTVMLGAIGRKRLEGEDFSCVIKAKRTISVGYGQYCHIESEQDLFIERQALHCDLKSKRLIRVGKGDTPRGKLIGGNVYNAMRIEAGEVGAPSGTRTRIVLAQDWYDLKKKEKEFKELDKLLSDKLLAVKRAQIKAKKTPASDKRDNYLKKLATTEQRLDAHYKRNVRNCKLVAQKLMRLVKLSRVKVNELMHPGIELTIAKDSRSFSRIYPPHSVKLDAGKITQEFQN from the coding sequence ATGTCGTTGTTTAGTTTTGATGAGGAGTCTGGGTATGTTTCTATGAAGGAACATCCTGCGCATTCGGGATTTCCCGCGAGTGCTGCACAGCTAGTTGAGCTGCTAGAACAATCCTCGTATGCCGACTTTGATGTCATTCACGCCAATATTGGTCAATTGTTTGCTCCTTCAGATGATAGAGAGAAAGATGTTCTCATCGTTGCAAGGGCTGTTGATGCTTCTATCGTCGTGCATGTGGAAGAAAATAACATGTTAGCAGAAGCGCGCTTGACGACCGCAAGGGGCGGTAAGCTAATCACGATAGATGAAGCAAGAGATGCATTGACCAATGCAGGTGTGGTAAAGGGGATCAATGAAAGGGCGCTTGATACATTCTTGGGACAACAGTTTGAACAATCTCCCGGTAGTGTGTATTCAGGTATCGTGGCTCATGGTGTTAGGGCGAAGGATGGCACCGATGCGCGTTTTGTTAGACTGTGTATGACAGCACAAGACAGAGTGCTGAGTCCACAGGAAAAATCGGGCGGAAAAGTTGATATGCGTGATTTGGGCGCCATTATCACAGTGAAACCTGGCAGTCCTTTGATGAAACGTGTTCCTCCGACACCAGGAGAGAAGGGCTACTCGGTGTTTGGTGATATTTTAGAACCTAAGCCAGGCAAAGACTTCACGTTACAGGTTTCAGAAGGCACTAAAATTAGCCCAGAAGATCCAAATTTATTGATAGCAAACGCAAAAGGGGTACCGGTAGCCGTTCCTCGTGGTATGCGCGTGGACGATGTTTTATGTTATGACAACGTTGACGTCACAACCGGGCATATTGAGTTTGATGGCAGTGTGGTTGTTAGCGGTGATGTCAAAGATGGTATGAAGATAAAAGCCACCGGAGATATCACGGTGATAGGGTTCGTAGAATCAGCTCACTTAGAAAGTGCAAGTGCGGTGACTGTCATGCTGGGGGCAATAGGGAGGAAGCGTCTTGAAGGTGAGGACTTTTCTTGTGTCATAAAGGCAAAAAGAACGATCTCTGTTGGCTATGGACAATATTGTCACATAGAATCAGAACAAGATTTATTCATTGAACGTCAAGCATTACACTGTGATTTAAAGTCAAAGCGTTTGATACGCGTCGGTAAAGGCGATACGCCAAGAGGCAAACTTATCGGTGGTAATGTTTACAATGCGATGCGCATTGAAGCTGGTGAAGTGGGCGCTCCTTCTGGCACACGTACTCGCATTGTGCTGGCGCAAGATTGGTATGATTTAAAGAAAAAAGAAAAGGAGTTTAAAGAGCTCGATAAATTATTGTCGGACAAATTATTAGCTGTAAAGCGCGCTCAAATTAAAGCTAAGAAAACACCTGCTTCAGACAAGCGTGATAATTACCTCAAAAAGCTTGCAACGACAGAGCAGCGTTTAGACGCGCACTATAAAAGAAATGTGCGTAATTGTAAGCTTGTTGCTCAAAAGCTCATGCGTTTGGTGAAACTAAGCCGTGTTAAAGTTAACGAGTTAATGCATCCAGGTATTGAATTGACTATTGCAAAAGATAGCCGTTCTTTTTCCAGAATTTACCCCCCTCACTCTGTTAAGTTAGACGCTGGGAAAATTACCCAAGAGTTTCAAAATTAA
- the wrbA gene encoding NAD(P)H:quinone oxidoreductase, with protein sequence MPTILVLYHSSHGSVESMANEIAETLTAHGATVRLRTFVQKHAHDIVVTKQDLIECDGLAFGTPTRFGMMAAQAKSFWETTSDIWLKGQLIDKPACVFSSSSSMHGGNEATLLNLSLPLLHHGMMLMGVPYDVPELLSTESGGTPYGASHVAGMDNNSQLTDTETKICRAVATRLFTVAKKLL encoded by the coding sequence ATGCCAACTATTTTAGTTTTGTACCATTCGAGTCACGGCTCGGTAGAGTCCATGGCCAATGAAATAGCAGAAACACTCACTGCGCATGGCGCCACTGTGCGGTTGAGAACCTTTGTGCAAAAACACGCACATGACATCGTAGTAACCAAACAAGACCTCATCGAGTGCGATGGTTTGGCATTTGGTACGCCTACACGTTTTGGTATGATGGCAGCCCAAGCAAAATCATTTTGGGAAACAACCAGTGATATTTGGCTCAAAGGGCAACTAATTGATAAACCAGCATGCGTTTTCTCCTCTTCAAGCAGCATGCATGGAGGTAATGAAGCCACATTGCTCAATTTATCCCTTCCATTGTTACATCATGGCATGATGTTAATGGGTGTCCCTTATGATGTGCCAGAGCTTTTATCAACTGAAAGTGGTGGTACGCCTTATGGTGCCAGTCATGTTGCCGGTATGGATAACAACTCGCAGTTGACCGATACTGAAACTAAAATCTGTCGAGCTGTAGCAACTCGACTTTTTACAGTTGCAAAGAAACTATTATGA
- the fabB gene encoding beta-ketoacyl-ACP synthase I, translated as MRRAVITGIGVVSSIGNNKQEVLESLKAGKSGIAFNQEFADMNLRSNVSGKIDIDVKALVDRKAHRFMGDAAAYSYIAMAQAIEDSGLSEDQVSNERTGLVVGSGGGSSKYQVEAADILRERGVKRVGPYMVPRTMASTTSACLATPFKIKGVNYSISSACATSAHCVGHAVEQIQLGKQDVIFAGGGEELHWTLAMEFDAMGALSTKYNEEPEKASRTYDANRDGFVISGGGGIMVIEELEHALARGAHIYGEIVGYGATSDGYDMVAPSGEGAVRCMKQAMATIEGDIDYLNTHGTSTPVGDVKELGAIQELFGDNSPAISATKAMTGHALGAAGVHEAIYSVLMLENNFITPSINIDELDEEAKGLDIVTERRDVELNTVMSNSFGFGGTNATLVVQKYKG; from the coding sequence ATGAGAAGAGCCGTAATTACGGGGATCGGTGTTGTTTCAAGCATCGGTAACAACAAGCAAGAAGTATTAGAATCTTTGAAAGCGGGTAAAAGTGGTATTGCTTTTAACCAAGAGTTTGCTGACATGAATTTACGCAGTAATGTGTCAGGTAAAATTGATATTGACGTCAAAGCGTTAGTAGATCGTAAAGCACACCGTTTTATGGGTGATGCTGCTGCGTATTCATATATTGCGATGGCACAAGCTATCGAAGACTCTGGTTTATCAGAAGATCAAGTTTCGAATGAACGTACTGGCCTTGTAGTTGGCTCTGGTGGTGGTTCTTCTAAGTATCAAGTAGAAGCCGCTGATATTTTACGTGAGCGTGGCGTAAAGCGTGTTGGCCCTTACATGGTACCTCGTACTATGGCAAGTACAACATCAGCGTGTCTTGCAACGCCTTTTAAGATTAAAGGTGTGAACTATTCAATCAGTTCAGCATGTGCCACTTCTGCACACTGTGTTGGTCATGCTGTAGAACAAATTCAACTTGGTAAGCAAGATGTTATCTTTGCAGGTGGTGGTGAAGAGCTTCACTGGACACTTGCAATGGAATTCGACGCGATGGGTGCACTATCAACCAAATATAACGAAGAGCCAGAAAAAGCATCACGTACTTACGATGCAAATCGCGATGGTTTTGTTATCTCTGGTGGTGGCGGCATCATGGTTATTGAAGAGCTTGAACATGCTCTAGCTCGTGGCGCACATATTTATGGTGAAATCGTGGGTTATGGTGCGACTTCAGATGGCTACGACATGGTTGCGCCATCAGGTGAAGGCGCCGTTCGTTGTATGAAGCAAGCAATGGCTACTATTGAAGGTGACATTGATTACCTAAATACACACGGGACTTCAACGCCAGTGGGTGATGTAAAAGAGCTAGGCGCAATTCAGGAACTGTTTGGCGATAACTCACCTGCAATCAGTGCGACTAAAGCAATGACTGGCCACGCGCTGGGTGCAGCAGGTGTTCACGAAGCTATTTACTCAGTACTGATGCTTGAAAATAACTTTATCACGCCATCAATCAATATTGATGAACTGGATGAAGAAGCAAAAGGCTTAGACATCGTAACAGAACGTCGTGATGTTGAACTAAACACGGTAATGTCGAACAGCTTCGGCTTTGGCGGCACCAATGCGACGCTTGTTGTTCAAAAGTATAAAGGCTAA
- the smpB gene encoding SsrA-binding protein SmpB — protein MAKKKSNKSTSNTIALNKKARHEYFLHDKFEAGMELQGWEVKSIRAGKVNISETYIHLKDGEAFLLGSQIQPLNSASTHVICDPLRYRKLLLNKREIDRLIGATERDGFSLVATAMYWKKCWVKLEFHLAKGKKMHDKRADIKDRDWSRDKERLMKHKV, from the coding sequence ATGGCAAAGAAAAAATCAAATAAATCAACAAGCAATACCATAGCGCTCAATAAAAAGGCGCGCCATGAGTATTTTTTACACGATAAGTTCGAAGCAGGTATGGAACTACAAGGTTGGGAAGTCAAAAGCATCCGAGCTGGTAAGGTTAATATCTCAGAAACTTATATCCATCTAAAAGACGGTGAAGCATTTTTACTTGGCAGTCAGATACAGCCTTTAAACAGTGCCTCTACTCATGTTATCTGTGATCCGCTTCGCTATCGCAAGCTACTGCTCAACAAACGAGAAATAGACAGATTAATCGGGGCCACTGAGCGTGATGGCTTTTCTTTAGTTGCGACAGCAATGTATTGGAAGAAGTGCTGGGTCAAACTAGAATTCCACCTTGCTAAAGGTAAGAAGATGCATGACAAACGTGCTGACATTAAAGACAGAGATTGGTCTCGCGATAAAGAAAGACTTATGAAGCACAAAGTTTAA
- a CDS encoding flagellar protein MotY, with amino-acid sequence MLATVITCVFATSAHSAMRQYSASVDNSKWMVDRTTRLSCTLSHDVPYYGEAIFSATASKNKDLTFNLDMVIRPEDYDFAGLESVPPSWRAGLPARSMGKMALLKKFDGELSNPVAWEMLTELEKGYQPTFYYQDWNNKHDQIAVSLSSVNFKKSYWDFLQCRDNLLPYSFEDIAFVVMNYRKNSSELTKSSRKRLDMIGEYLNNDPDIDSIYISAYSDSYGGKNINLNLSKKRAMAIKEYMASKGVPSDKIMTDGFGEKRHVAINTTPIGREANRRVIIQISKP; translated from the coding sequence ATCTTAGCGACTGTTATCACATGTGTGTTTGCGACTAGTGCACACAGTGCGATGCGGCAATATAGTGCCTCGGTTGATAACTCCAAGTGGATGGTTGATAGAACAACGCGGTTATCTTGCACACTCTCCCATGATGTGCCGTATTACGGTGAAGCCATTTTTAGTGCGACAGCAAGTAAAAATAAAGATCTCACCTTTAATCTTGATATGGTTATTAGACCCGAAGACTATGATTTTGCAGGTCTTGAATCTGTTCCCCCTAGTTGGCGTGCAGGGCTGCCAGCTCGATCAATGGGTAAGATGGCTTTGCTTAAAAAGTTTGATGGGGAACTATCAAATCCTGTTGCGTGGGAAATGCTTACTGAACTTGAGAAAGGGTATCAACCTACCTTTTACTATCAAGATTGGAATAACAAGCATGATCAGATTGCTGTTTCTTTATCGTCTGTAAACTTCAAAAAGTCTTATTGGGACTTTTTACAGTGCAGAGACAACTTGTTGCCGTACAGTTTTGAAGACATTGCATTTGTGGTGATGAACTATCGTAAAAACTCAAGCGAATTGACCAAGTCGTCTCGTAAACGATTAGATATGATCGGGGAGTATTTAAACAATGACCCGGACATTGACTCTATTTATATCTCTGCATATTCAGACAGCTATGGCGGTAAAAACATTAATTTAAATTTATCGAAGAAACGCGCGATGGCCATAAAAGAGTACATGGCTAGCAAAGGTGTACCATCTGACAAAATTATGACAGATGGATTTGGCGAGAAGCGTCACGTTGCAATTAACACGACGCCGATTGGGCGAGAAGCAAACCGTCGAGTGATAATACAAATATCCAAGCCCTAA